Proteins from a single region of Limosilactobacillus fermentum:
- a CDS encoding nitrate reductase subunit alpha, giving the protein MKSRFFHKVEKFNGTFTQLEENSRRWEKLYRQRWAHDKVVRTTHGVNCTGSCSWNVYVKQGVITWEHQATDYPSCGPNIPGYEPRGCPRGASFSWYEYSPVRIKYPYIRGRLWKMWQDAKQNHESPIDAWASIVEDPQKAKEYKSARGHGGMVRVHRAEALELISASLIYTIKNYGPDRIAGFTPIPAMSMISFGAGVRFLSLLGGEVMSFYDWYADLPPASPQVWGEQTDVPESADWYNSSYIIMWGSNIPLTRTPDAHFMTEVRYKGTKIVAVSPDYAENVKFADDWLAPEPGSDSAVAQGMTYVILNEFYQKRHEQAFINYSKQYSDLPFMVELIPSAAGNDHLTSGRYVRINDLTNDAVTNADWKTVVYDTKSNRYVVPNGTLGQDYDQGTQWNLELKDAAGNAIDPALSVEDQVTPTKEVVIDFPSFSNEGNSVVARHIPVQEVTFADGSTHYLTTVYDLMLAQYGVKRRAGDELAAQDENDANSFFTPAWQEQYTGVKPELVTQIAREFAQNALDTGGKSMVIMGGGVNHWFNADMNYRAIINMLMLCGCIGVQGGGWAHYVGQEKLRPQEGWANITFANDWHKGGARQQQGTTWYYFATDQWRYEEMENQQQYSPVYQGDHRYLNNADYVQMAIRLGWLPSYPQFDRNSLSFVDDYQTKDIKEIQKRVVEELKAGTLHFAAEDPDAKQNQPKNFFLWRSNLFASSGKGAEYFMKHLLGAENGLLAKANTRLKPETMVWHDEDTTGKLDLVVDMDFRMVSTAMYSDVVLPAATWYEKEDLSSTDMHPYIHPFNKAISPMWESRSDWQQFKLLAKTFTQMAKKYLPETGYDLKTQPLGHGTPGEISQPLGQIKDWKKGECEPVPGKTMPSMSLVERNYHHIYDQYVSLGPSMAANYGYDVTPEIEELKDELGTYTDGYNAGLPMLDEDTKVCDAVLRMSTASNGRLADLGWKKREQASGEKLTDIGRGRAEAKMTFKNITAQPREAYPTPIGTSAKHNGDRYSAFSLNVERLQPWETLTGRQQFYLDHEIFLDFGEGLATFKPSLPPQVMGPGDVEVTPADKEVTLRYMTPHGKWNIHTMYYDNLEMLTLFRGGPTVWMSPQDAEAIDVKDNDWIELYNRNGVVTARAVVSHRMPKGSLYMYHAQDNEIYEPLSTITGNRGGSHNAPTQIHVKPTHMVGGYGQLSYGWNYYGPTGNQRDLYANVRKLKKVNWNED; this is encoded by the coding sequence ATTAAGTCACGTTTTTTTCACAAGGTTGAAAAGTTCAACGGTACCTTCACCCAGCTAGAAGAAAACTCACGGCGCTGGGAAAAGCTTTACCGGCAGCGCTGGGCCCACGACAAGGTTGTTCGGACGACCCACGGGGTTAACTGTACCGGTTCTTGTAGCTGGAACGTTTACGTCAAGCAAGGGGTCATTACCTGGGAACACCAGGCCACCGACTACCCATCGTGTGGGCCAAACATCCCGGGTTACGAGCCGCGGGGTTGTCCGCGGGGGGCCAGCTTCTCATGGTATGAGTACAGCCCGGTGCGGATCAAATACCCATACATTCGGGGCCGGCTGTGGAAGATGTGGCAAGACGCCAAGCAAAACCACGAAAGCCCGATTGACGCGTGGGCCTCAATTGTCGAAGATCCACAAAAGGCCAAGGAATACAAGTCGGCCCGGGGGCACGGGGGAATGGTCCGTGTTCACCGTGCCGAGGCCCTCGAATTGATTTCGGCTTCCTTGATCTACACGATTAAAAATTATGGACCCGACCGGATCGCCGGCTTTACCCCGATCCCGGCCATGTCAATGATCTCGTTTGGGGCCGGGGTGCGCTTCTTATCCCTGCTGGGGGGCGAAGTGATGTCCTTTTACGATTGGTATGCCGACCTACCGCCTGCTTCCCCGCAGGTTTGGGGGGAACAAACCGACGTGCCAGAATCAGCCGACTGGTACAACTCTTCTTACATCATTATGTGGGGTTCCAACATTCCGTTAACCCGGACCCCGGATGCCCACTTTATGACCGAAGTTCGCTACAAGGGGACCAAGATCGTCGCCGTCAGCCCGGATTACGCCGAAAACGTTAAGTTTGCCGACGACTGGTTGGCACCGGAACCGGGGAGCGACTCGGCCGTCGCTCAGGGGATGACCTACGTGATCCTAAACGAGTTCTACCAAAAGCGCCACGAGCAGGCCTTCATTAACTACTCCAAGCAGTACTCCGACCTGCCGTTTATGGTTGAATTAATTCCTTCGGCGGCCGGCAATGACCACCTAACTTCGGGACGCTACGTGCGAATCAACGATTTGACAAACGACGCCGTGACCAACGCCGATTGGAAGACGGTGGTTTACGACACCAAATCCAACCGCTACGTTGTGCCGAACGGGACCCTGGGACAGGATTATGATCAAGGCACCCAGTGGAACCTAGAATTAAAGGACGCCGCTGGCAACGCCATTGATCCGGCGTTGTCCGTTGAAGACCAGGTAACGCCAACTAAGGAAGTTGTAATTGACTTCCCGTCCTTTTCTAACGAAGGTAATTCGGTCGTGGCACGTCACATCCCGGTCCAAGAGGTAACCTTTGCCGATGGTTCAACCCACTACCTGACCACGGTTTACGACCTGATGCTCGCCCAATACGGGGTTAAGCGTCGGGCGGGCGACGAACTGGCCGCCCAAGACGAAAACGACGCCAACTCCTTCTTCACGCCGGCCTGGCAAGAACAATATACCGGCGTCAAGCCGGAACTAGTTACCCAGATCGCCCGTGAATTTGCCCAAAACGCCCTTGATACCGGCGGAAAGTCAATGGTTATCATGGGTGGTGGGGTTAACCACTGGTTTAACGCCGACATGAACTACCGGGCGATCATCAACATGCTGATGTTGTGTGGTTGCATCGGGGTGCAAGGTGGCGGCTGGGCGCACTACGTCGGCCAAGAAAAGCTCCGGCCCCAAGAAGGGTGGGCCAACATCACCTTTGCCAACGACTGGCACAAGGGTGGTGCCCGCCAACAACAGGGGACGACTTGGTACTACTTTGCCACCGACCAATGGCGTTACGAGGAAATGGAAAACCAGCAACAGTACTCGCCGGTTTATCAGGGTGACCACCGTTACCTAAACAACGCCGATTACGTTCAAATGGCAATCCGCCTCGGTTGGCTGCCGTCTTACCCGCAATTTGACCGCAACTCCCTGTCCTTTGTCGATGATTACCAAACCAAAGACATTAAGGAAATTCAAAAGCGGGTGGTGGAAGAGCTCAAGGCCGGCACCCTGCACTTCGCCGCCGAGGACCCAGACGCCAAGCAAAACCAGCCGAAAAACTTCTTCTTGTGGCGTTCCAACCTGTTTGCCTCCTCTGGGAAGGGGGCCGAGTACTTCATGAAGCACCTCCTGGGTGCCGAAAATGGGCTCTTGGCCAAGGCCAACACCCGCTTGAAGCCCGAGACAATGGTCTGGCACGACGAGGACACGACTGGGAAGCTTGACCTGGTTGTCGACATGGACTTCCGGATGGTTTCGACGGCTATGTACTCCGACGTGGTCTTACCGGCGGCAACCTGGTACGAAAAAGAGGACCTGTCGTCAACCGACATGCACCCTTACATTCACCCGTTCAACAAGGCGATCAGTCCGATGTGGGAATCACGCTCCGATTGGCAACAGTTTAAGCTCTTGGCTAAGACCTTTACCCAAATGGCCAAAAAGTACCTACCGGAAACTGGTTACGACTTAAAGACCCAGCCACTGGGCCACGGGACGCCGGGTGAAATCAGCCAGCCACTGGGCCAAATCAAGGACTGGAAGAAGGGCGAATGCGAGCCAGTTCCGGGCAAGACAATGCCGTCAATGTCTTTAGTGGAACGTAACTACCACCACATCTACGACCAGTACGTTTCCCTGGGCCCAAGCATGGCCGCTAACTACGGCTATGACGTCACCCCAGAAATTGAAGAGCTTAAGGATGAGCTAGGGACCTACACCGATGGCTACAACGCTGGCTTACCAATGCTAGACGAAGACACCAAGGTCTGTGACGCCGTCTTGCGGATGTCGACGGCCTCCAACGGGCGCTTGGCTGACCTGGGGTGGAAAAAGCGGGAACAGGCCTCTGGTGAAAAGTTAACCGACATTGGCCGTGGCCGCGCCGAAGCCAAGATGACCTTTAAAAACATCACCGCCCAGCCGCGAGAGGCTTATCCAACCCCAATCGGGACCTCTGCTAAGCACAACGGTGACCGTTACTCGGCCTTCTCCTTGAACGTTGAACGCCTCCAACCGTGGGAAACCCTGACTGGGCGTCAACAATTCTACTTGGATCACGAAATCTTCCTCGACTTCGGGGAAGGGTTGGCGACCTTTAAGCCGTCCTTGCCACCACAAGTGATGGGACCTGGTGACGTTGAGGTCACCCCTGCCGACAAGGAAGTCACCCTTCGTTACATGACCCCGCACGGGAAGTGGAACATCCACACCATGTACTACGATAACCTGGAAATGCTGACCCTCTTCCGGGGTGGCCCAACCGTTTGGATGAGCCCGCAAGACGCCGAGGCAATTGACGTCAAGGACAACGACTGGATTGAACTTTATAACCGGAACGGGGTCGTTACCGCCCGGGCGGTGGTTTCCCACCGGATGCCTAAGGGTTCCTTATACATGTACCAC
- a CDS encoding HesA/MoeB/ThiF family protein — MTSIGAAGQEKISQATVLVAGCGALGSYVAEQLTRAGVAHLILVDPDQVSLTNLQRQALFDEDDVKQHRLKVMAAKNHLNQINHEVEITPLPAPLSIDLLNELDFDLVIDCLDNYQARDLINQAAWVHQFSYVFGSCAGNFGNVMLIDPSKGPCLNDVFPDLEALKATDCDLIGVTTPLVPLVAANQVSLALHYLVDPATVNYDRLLTIDAWNGDFNYFRVQKRPDCPVCANHKLTVEPDVSPQVRVLCGSQTYLMDLTERLDLNDLADWLTDRQIEVEQSPKFIHFTFNQNELSAFKNGRLILYGAPDLADAENQFDRFLAVTNHLMTQ; from the coding sequence GTGACTTCCATCGGAGCAGCCGGTCAAGAAAAAATTAGCCAAGCCACCGTCTTAGTGGCTGGTTGCGGCGCCTTGGGTTCTTACGTTGCCGAGCAACTCACCCGGGCCGGCGTCGCCCACCTGATTTTAGTTGATCCCGATCAGGTGTCATTAACCAACTTACAACGCCAGGCCCTCTTTGATGAAGACGACGTTAAGCAACACCGTCTCAAAGTGATGGCCGCTAAAAACCACCTTAACCAAATTAACCACGAGGTCGAAATTACGCCGCTGCCGGCCCCACTCTCGATCGACTTACTCAACGAGTTAGATTTTGACCTCGTCATTGACTGTTTGGATAACTACCAGGCCCGCGACCTGATCAACCAAGCGGCCTGGGTCCATCAGTTTTCTTATGTCTTTGGCTCCTGCGCCGGCAACTTCGGTAACGTTATGTTAATTGACCCGAGCAAGGGGCCTTGTTTAAACGACGTTTTCCCGGATTTAGAGGCGCTCAAGGCCACCGATTGCGACTTAATTGGGGTCACCACCCCGTTGGTACCGCTGGTGGCGGCCAACCAGGTCAGCCTGGCCCTCCACTACCTAGTCGACCCGGCGACGGTTAACTATGACCGCCTGTTAACAATTGACGCTTGGAACGGCGACTTCAACTACTTCCGCGTCCAAAAGCGACCGGATTGCCCAGTTTGCGCCAATCACAAGCTAACGGTTGAACCAGACGTCAGCCCGCAAGTCCGTGTCCTGTGCGGTAGCCAAACCTACCTAATGGACCTAACCGAACGTCTTGATTTAAATGACCTCGCCGACTGGTTAACGGATCGCCAAATCGAAGTCGAACAAAGCCCCAAGTTCATCCACTTTACCTTTAACCAAAACGAACTATCCGCCTTTAAAAACGGCCGTTTGATCCTCTACGGGGCCCCCGACCTGGCGGACGCCGAAAATCAATTCGACCGCTTTTTAGCCGTCACCAACCACTTAATGACCCAGTAG
- a CDS encoding MogA/MoaB family molybdenum cofactor biosynthesis protein, whose protein sequence is MLTATILTVSDSRHLAEDGSGALIKARLLENDVTVIDHRIVVDDQVQIQAAYLSQELMGADLLIINGGTGVAQRDVTIPAITPLLTQQIPGFGEAFRALSFKEIGTRALASHAIAGFNLYNQLTYCLPGSKNACQTALDQLILPELQHLIFERSNQRRDLHHHAH, encoded by the coding sequence ATGTTAACAGCCACCATTTTAACCGTCTCTGACAGCCGGCACCTGGCAGAAGACGGGAGCGGCGCCTTAATCAAGGCCCGCTTGCTAGAAAATGACGTTACGGTTATTGACCACCGGATCGTTGTCGATGACCAAGTTCAAATCCAAGCAGCCTACTTAAGCCAAGAATTGATGGGCGCCGACCTGTTAATCATCAACGGCGGAACCGGGGTTGCCCAACGCGACGTTACCATCCCCGCCATCACCCCACTCTTAACCCAGCAAATTCCGGGCTTTGGCGAGGCCTTCCGGGCGCTTTCCTTCAAAGAGATTGGCACCCGGGCCCTGGCCTCCCACGCCATCGCCGGTTTCAACCTGTACAACCAGTTGACTTACTGCCTACCGGGCTCCAAAAATGCCTGCCAAACGGCCCTCGATCAGCTGATTTTGCCCGAACTCCAGCACTTAATTTTTGAACGCAGCAACCAAAGAAGGGATCTTCACCACCATGCTCACTAG
- a CDS encoding molybdopterin molybdotransferase MoeA yields MLTRRTPISIAQAQAKIAAVPLKLTTEEIPVTEANHRILAKPAQAAYDYPHFRRSGVDGYAILAEDDHDFPRDFEVVAEVPAGAVFDKQLQPGQTVRIMTGACVPDEASKVIMIEKTRDKGDDQVTMMATEKHSNITEVGTDFAKGQEVMAAPQEINPGGIAVLTAFGIQTVTVYKQPRIAIIATGTELLAPNAPIEKGKIYNSNGPMLKRLVEETGGVVDEEVQLPDDDDQIQVALEEAIASHEIVITDGGVSVGDYDFIGDAARNADEMLFNKVKQRPGSVTTAFVQDGTLVMALSGNPGACFTGFYLYMEPLIRRYQGMDSRVKKVTGILNAPYTKTNGFDRILRSTYEQKDGTYYIYPNGTDRSGSLANLQTTTCFCTIPHSTEPIALHSEVETWLLPFK; encoded by the coding sequence ATGCTCACTAGACGAACCCCCATTTCCATTGCCCAAGCCCAAGCCAAGATAGCCGCCGTCCCCCTGAAATTAACCACCGAAGAAATTCCGGTCACCGAGGCTAACCACCGGATCCTGGCTAAGCCGGCCCAAGCGGCCTATGACTACCCCCACTTCCGTCGCTCGGGGGTCGATGGGTACGCCATCTTAGCGGAAGACGACCACGACTTTCCGCGCGACTTTGAGGTGGTGGCCGAAGTGCCCGCCGGGGCCGTCTTTGACAAGCAACTTCAACCGGGCCAAACTGTCCGGATCATGACCGGGGCCTGCGTTCCCGACGAAGCCAGCAAGGTGATTATGATCGAAAAGACCCGTGATAAGGGTGACGACCAAGTTACCATGATGGCGACCGAAAAGCACAGCAACATCACCGAAGTGGGGACCGACTTTGCGAAGGGCCAAGAAGTAATGGCGGCTCCCCAAGAAATTAACCCGGGTGGAATTGCCGTCCTCACCGCCTTTGGTATCCAAACGGTGACCGTCTACAAGCAGCCACGGATCGCCATCATCGCCACCGGGACTGAACTGCTGGCCCCCAACGCCCCGATTGAAAAGGGAAAGATTTACAACTCCAACGGGCCAATGCTCAAGCGCCTGGTCGAAGAAACCGGTGGGGTCGTTGACGAAGAGGTTCAATTACCCGACGACGATGACCAAATTCAAGTGGCCCTTGAAGAAGCGATCGCTAGCCACGAAATCGTGATCACCGACGGCGGGGTCTCGGTCGGTGACTACGACTTCATTGGCGACGCCGCTCGCAATGCCGATGAAATGCTCTTTAACAAGGTCAAGCAACGCCCCGGTAGCGTCACGACCGCCTTCGTTCAAGACGGCACCCTGGTGATGGCCCTCTCCGGCAACCCGGGCGCTTGCTTCACCGGCTTTTACCTCTACATGGAGCCGCTGATTCGCCGCTACCAAGGAATGGACAGCCGGGTCAAAAAGGTTACTGGGATCTTAAACGCCCCTTACACCAAGACCAACGGCTTTGACCGGATCCTGCGTTCGACCTACGAACAAAAAGACGGCACCTACTACATCTACCCGAACGGAACTGACCGCTCCGGATCCTTGGCCAACCTGCAAACCACCACTTGCTTCTGCACGATCCCGCACTCAACGGAACCAATCGCTTTACACAGTGAGGTTGAAACATGGCTCTTACCATTCAAGTAG
- the moaC gene encoding cyclic pyranopterin monophosphate synthase MoaC, with translation MSDPLTHFNDQNRAKMVDVTAKQVTARTATATGTIRMQPATLDRIHAGTMKKGDVLAVSQVAGIMAAKQTSNLIPMCHLIPLTGVDIHFTDNNQDTITATATVKTKHVTGVEIEALLAVQTTLLTIYDMCKAIDRGMVIDNVHLVEKDGGKSGHFQFGEAPESQA, from the coding sequence ATGTCTGATCCATTAACCCACTTCAACGACCAAAACCGGGCCAAGATGGTCGACGTCACCGCTAAACAAGTGACCGCCCGCACCGCCACGGCCACCGGCACGATTCGGATGCAACCCGCCACCCTCGACCGGATTCACGCCGGGACGATGAAAAAAGGGGACGTACTCGCCGTGTCCCAAGTGGCCGGGATCATGGCCGCTAAGCAAACCAGCAATCTAATCCCGATGTGTCACCTGATCCCCTTAACCGGAGTCGATATCCACTTTACAGACAACAACCAAGACACGATTACGGCCACGGCTACCGTCAAAACCAAGCATGTTACCGGAGTCGAAATTGAGGCCCTCTTGGCCGTTCAGACCACCCTCTTGACGATCTACGACATGTGTAAGGCGATCGACCGCGGGATGGTCATCGACAACGTTCACCTGGTCGAAAAAGACGGCGGTAAGTCGGGGCACTTCCAATTTGGGGAAGCCCCGGAGAGCCAAGCATGA
- a CDS encoding molybdenum cofactor guanylyltransferase, translating into MIGLVLAGGQSRRFGVDKATYALPGHPANVVSAVKRLLPLCEQVIVVANPANQRQIQALVGDRATVILDPEPFLGEGPVAGILAACQSGAKELLLSPCDYPNLTTQSMRVLAGQPMRYLQVAGKNHYTLAHFQTDQETVQAWLSGGQRRLQDFLKGALHCQPLVINADPKEFTNYNQRSSV; encoded by the coding sequence ATGATCGGCCTGGTCTTAGCCGGTGGTCAATCGCGTCGCTTCGGGGTTGACAAGGCGACCTACGCCTTGCCCGGTCACCCCGCCAACGTGGTGAGCGCCGTCAAACGACTTTTGCCCCTGTGTGAACAAGTAATCGTGGTGGCCAACCCCGCCAACCAGAGGCAGATCCAAGCCTTGGTGGGTGACCGGGCCACCGTAATTTTGGACCCGGAACCGTTTCTTGGTGAAGGACCAGTGGCCGGGATCCTGGCCGCCTGCCAAAGCGGGGCCAAGGAGCTTTTGCTCTCCCCTTGCGACTACCCAAACCTGACCACCCAATCAATGCGGGTGTTAGCTGGGCAACCAATGCGCTATTTACAAGTAGCCGGCAAGAACCACTACACCTTGGCCCACTTTCAAACCGATCAAGAAACGGTACAAGCTTGGTTATCTGGCGGTCAGCGGCGCTTGCAAGACTTCTTAAAAGGGGCGTTACACTGTCAACCACTGGTAATTAATGCCGATCCCAAAGAATTTACTAACTATAACCAAAGGAGTTCCGTATAA
- a CDS encoding GAF domain-containing protein, which yields MTAGQPQPLQTYQELVNRLYQQSNYDFVGVALQAPVSPHLTRWLFVAGNQNERFRRIVLRRGIGIAGLVLRTGAPFWHNDILALDLSDRLYSPIARAENLQAVVAVPINDGPLHTVSGVLLAGYRSGHHRVCEADADKLSQSLA from the coding sequence ATGACCGCAGGACAACCGCAACCACTGCAAACATACCAGGAGTTAGTTAACCGCTTGTACCAACAAAGTAACTATGACTTTGTTGGCGTAGCGCTACAAGCTCCCGTTAGTCCCCACCTCACCCGGTGGCTATTTGTGGCGGGCAACCAAAACGAACGGTTCCGGCGAATTGTTTTGCGACGCGGGATTGGGATTGCCGGCCTCGTATTACGAACTGGCGCCCCCTTTTGGCACAACGATATTTTAGCCCTTGATCTGAGCGACCGCCTCTATTCCCCCATTGCCCGAGCTGAAAACCTTCAAGCCGTCGTGGCGGTCCCGATTAATGACGGGCCGTTGCACACGGTTAGTGGGGTCCTACTCGCGGGGTACCGTAGCGGCCACCACCGGGTTTGTGAGGCCGATGCCGACAAGTTGTCTCAATCCCTGGCCTAA
- a CDS encoding sensor histidine kinase has protein sequence MLETANWIQTFFDLSSDATFIFQADQLVVANQAGQDLIDAFDLDLDYLQELAHTAIAQQQSKADGCYDCEIMNQLPELTVPVDLPPDHTNPLRYTMVYRVLSPTDQVYALELKSRATLDRATQVAQQRMLNQYVNRAYEDERKRISQDLHDSIAQGVYSAIMGVRRLKSEQLDEPERQQVSTMIETQLDDTLREVKEMALDIRPSVLDSFGLVAAIRALAKRLTENSGVIIDVIGKADTSGLTTDVQSVLYRITQEAINNALKHANPTEITVMLVAHAHYISLEVIDNGCGFDFQAHRGFNGHSLGLMNMSERVKALNGSFMIDSAPGQGTTVTVKFPVIEINHQVNGES, from the coding sequence TTGTTAGAAACAGCAAACTGGATCCAAACCTTTTTTGACTTATCATCGGACGCAACCTTCATTTTCCAGGCCGATCAACTGGTAGTCGCTAACCAGGCCGGCCAAGACTTGATCGACGCCTTTGACCTGGACCTCGACTACTTACAAGAACTCGCCCACACCGCTATTGCTCAGCAACAGTCAAAGGCGGACGGGTGCTATGATTGTGAAATTATGAACCAGCTCCCCGAATTGACCGTGCCCGTTGACCTACCACCGGATCACACTAATCCGTTGCGCTACACCATGGTTTACCGGGTTCTCTCCCCCACGGACCAGGTCTACGCTCTGGAATTAAAGAGCCGGGCAACCCTCGACCGGGCGACCCAAGTCGCTCAACAGCGGATGTTAAACCAATACGTCAACCGGGCCTATGAAGATGAGCGTAAACGAATTTCCCAGGACCTCCACGACAGCATTGCCCAGGGGGTCTATTCGGCGATTATGGGGGTGCGTCGTTTAAAAAGCGAGCAACTTGATGAACCCGAACGCCAACAGGTTAGCACCATGATCGAGACCCAACTTGACGACACCCTACGTGAAGTTAAAGAAATGGCCCTAGACATCCGGCCGTCCGTTCTGGACTCCTTTGGCTTGGTAGCGGCTATCCGCGCCTTAGCCAAGCGCTTGACCGAGAACTCGGGGGTCATCATCGACGTAATCGGCAAGGCTGACACCAGTGGCCTGACTACCGACGTCCAAAGCGTCCTCTACCGGATCACTCAAGAGGCGATCAATAACGCCCTCAAGCACGCTAACCCAACCGAAATTACGGTCATGCTCGTCGCCCACGCCCACTATATCAGCTTGGAAGTGATTGATAACGGCTGTGGCTTTGATTTTCAAGCCCACCGTGGCTTTAACGGTCACTCCCTGGGCCTAATGAACATGAGCGAACGGGTCAAGGCTTTAAACGGGTCCTTTATGATTGACTCGGCACCCGGCCAGGGGACAACGGTGACCGTCAAGTTCCCGGTCATTGAAATCAACCACCAAGTAAACGGGGAATCGTAG
- a CDS encoding LuxR C-terminal-related transcriptional regulator, giving the protein MYNVLIADDHAIVRSGIAYLIDKQPTFQVVGQTANGTDTYMRVEQGDIDILIMDLSMPPGESGLITAQRIHEHYPLVRMIILSMHEEQEYINKAIHNGAMSYVLKSSPDSEILRALTQVSNGENYIDENITLTKKDLSQINFDGVDVNLTGYNSLSKREREVFPLVALGYTNKEIAAKLFISTKTVEAHKANIVRKLKLENRADLVRYAIHHHLIDI; this is encoded by the coding sequence ATGTACAATGTATTAATCGCTGATGACCACGCCATCGTGCGCTCTGGTATCGCCTACCTAATCGATAAGCAACCAACTTTCCAAGTGGTTGGCCAAACCGCTAACGGGACTGACACCTACATGCGGGTTGAACAAGGCGACATCGACATCTTGATCATGGACCTCTCCATGCCACCGGGTGAAAGCGGCCTGATCACCGCCCAACGGATTCACGAACACTACCCCCTGGTCCGGATGATCATCCTCTCGATGCACGAGGAACAAGAGTACATTAACAAGGCCATTCATAACGGCGCCATGTCATACGTTTTAAAGAGCTCGCCGGATTCCGAAATCTTGCGCGCCCTAACCCAGGTCTCTAACGGGGAAAACTACATTGATGAAAACATCACCCTGACCAAAAAGGACCTTTCCCAAATTAATTTCGATGGTGTTGACGTCAATTTGACCGGTTATAATTCCCTTTCCAAACGTGAACGAGAGGTCTTCCCGTTAGTGGCGCTGGGCTACACCAATAAAGAGATTGCCGCTAAGCTCTTCATTTCCACCAAGACCGTTGAGGCCCACAAGGCCAATATCGTCCGTAAGCTTAAGCTCGAAAACCGAGCTGACCTAGTTCGCTACGCCATTCACCACCACCTAATTGATATCTAG
- the ubiE gene encoding bifunctional demethylmenaquinone methyltransferase/2-methoxy-6-polyprenyl-1,4-benzoquinol methylase UbiE, protein MPLTNQHPEEEVNQLFSRVAGKYDLMNNVISLGTQRAWRKVFFTQLDVAGGADCLDLCCGTGDLTIELAKRAGRTGRVIGLDFNQAMLDLAEKKVRDLDLQKDIELVQADAMHLPFADNSFDVVTIGFGLRNVPDANQVLAEVTRVLKPGGVFGCLEMSQPNNPLVRVGWKGYFKLFPLMAKAFGGNYRDYRYLQQTSRAFVSAEKLKQMMEEAGMSSVTVTKLNFGAGAIHIGQKKR, encoded by the coding sequence ATGCCACTCACTAATCAGCACCCTGAAGAAGAGGTCAATCAATTATTCTCCCGGGTGGCCGGGAAGTATGATTTAATGAATAACGTTATCAGCTTGGGAACCCAGCGGGCCTGGCGCAAGGTCTTTTTCACCCAGCTTGACGTTGCTGGTGGGGCCGATTGTCTTGACCTGTGCTGTGGAACCGGAGATCTGACGATCGAATTAGCTAAGCGGGCCGGTCGGACGGGGCGCGTAATCGGCCTAGATTTTAATCAAGCGATGTTGGACCTGGCGGAAAAGAAGGTGCGCGACCTGGACCTCCAAAAAGACATTGAACTGGTTCAGGCCGACGCCATGCACCTCCCCTTTGCCGATAATTCCTTTGATGTGGTCACGATCGGCTTTGGCCTTCGCAACGTTCCAGACGCCAATCAGGTATTGGCCGAGGTTACTCGGGTGCTCAAACCGGGTGGCGTCTTTGGCTGTTTGGAAATGTCACAACCCAATAACCCGCTCGTCCGGGTCGGTTGGAAGGGCTACTTCAAGCTGTTCCCACTGATGGCCAAGGCCTTTGGGGGCAACTACCGAGACTACCGTTACCTTCAGCAGACTTCCCGGGCCTTTGTTTCGGCTGAGAAGCTCAAACAAATGATGGAAGAAGCAGGAATGAGTTCTGTCACGGTCACTAAACTCAACTTCGGGGCCGGTGCTATTCACATTGGTCAAAAGAAGCGTTAA